In Parasteatoda tepidariorum isolate YZ-2023 chromosome 2, CAS_Ptep_4.0, whole genome shotgun sequence, one DNA window encodes the following:
- the LOC107439664 gene encoding transmembrane emp24 domain-containing protein 2, which translates to MFNMFSFDGSLFCLFIFISLISCIKCYFVNVDAHAEECFYDKVTAGTKMGLTFEVAEGGFLDIDVKITGPDEKIIYQGERESNGKYTFAAHVDGVYTYCFSNAMSTMTPKIVMFSMDVGEAPKAQEAEAEAHQNKLEEMIKELSTSLTSVKHEQEYMAVRDRIHRSINESTNSRVVMWAFFEAVVLVAMTFGQVYYLKRFFEVRRVV; encoded by the exons ATGTTCAATATGTTTTCATTTGATggaagtttattttgtttatttattttcattagtttaattTCATGTATAAAATGCTACTTTGTAAATGTAGATGCTCATGCGGAGGAATGTTTTTACGATAAGGTGACAGCCGGGACTAAAATGGGATTAACATTTGAAGTAGCTGAAGGAGGCTTTCTTGATATTGATGTGaag ATTACTGGTCCTGATGAGAAGATTATTTACCAAGGCGAGAGAGAATCAAATGGAAAGTATACATTTGCTGCCCATGTTGATGGGGTTTACACATACTGCTTTAGTAATGCCATGTCAACAATGACACCTAAAATTGTCATGTTCTCTATGGATGTTGGTGAGGCACCCAAGGCACAAGAGGCGGAAGCTGAAG ctcaTCAAAATAAGCTAGAAGAAATGATCAAGGAACTGTCCACCTCATTAACATCAGTAAAACATGAACAAGAGTACATGGCTGTTCGTGACAGAATACATCGTTCAA TTAATGAAAGCACCAACTCCAGAGTTGTGATGTGGGCCTTTTTCGAAGCTGTTGTTCTGGTTGCGATGACGTTTGGGCAAGTTTACTACTTGAAAAGATTTTTCGAAGTCAGAAGagttgtataa
- the LOC107439663 gene encoding cyclin-dependent kinase 2-like, with product MSADQKRANGHAQRVARISKAADILKNDGEYANLDPIGSGTYGRVYKIASSFTKLEWAAKFVPFEIASRNEVELWPKLNHPNLVSLKSILKLPNPKVFIFIMPLYRMTLHLAIQDAEFRCKSGALKSVKSWMKDMLRGLEYLHLNDMCHLDLKLDNILISESNTALLADFTFLWDAKKALKKSNIGLPRVYKPPEVFIEGHELDGFSVDMWGFGCMVVELCTYFGISRATANIQENTESTEIHAAVLNVLKEQNFKLLLTSAYDADIITEAQLKVARTFIQEILKSEASERLQAGMAISHEFFNEQHDSSPQDRVVQSSAVTELTDQCNIEDHTRNLMPETGDDKNMTMEEKLDLILLRLTELTNEVKHLHIRVDGMAPKMEVFEKLVKQNPVVDKSCEKETVRIENNEIGDCTFIAVQDSCGYKTGDKPEHLSMAHGDEAEAVSEGENF from the exons ATGTCTGCTGATCAGAAAAGAGCTAATGGACACGCCCAACGTGTTGCCCGTATTAGCAAAGCAGCtgatatattgaaaaatgatgGAGAATATGCGAACTTAGATCCCATTGGATCTGGCACTTATGGCCGAGTGTATAAAATTGCTTCTTCATTTACTAAATTGGAATGGGCCGCAAAGTTTGTGCCTTTTGAGATCGCATCAAGGAATGAAGTTGAATTGTGGCCAAAACTTAACCATCCTAACTTAGTTTCTCTCAAGAGCATACTGAAGTTGCCAAATCCGAAAGTCTTTATTTTCATCATGCCGCTTTATCGGATGACATTGCACTTGGCAATTCAGGATGCAGAATTCCGTTGTAAAAGCGGAGCACTTAAAAGTGTCAAATCTTGGATGAAAGATATGCTTCGTGGCCTAGAATACCTTCACCTAAATGATATGTGCCACTTGGACCTGAAGCTTGATAATATACTGATTTCGGAGAGCAATACTGCCCTATTGGCTGACTTTACCTTTTTATGGGATGCTAAAAAGGCTCTTAAGAA GAGCAATATTGGATTGCCACGTGTGTACAAACCCCCTGAAGTTTTCATAGAGGGTCATGAACTTGACGGATTTAGTGTAGACATGTGGGGGTTTGGTTGCATGGTGGTGGAACTATGTACCTACTTTGGAATCTCGAGAGCGACTGCCAATATTCAAGAAAACACGGAAAGTACAGAAATTCACGCTGCTGTGCTTAACGTGCTgaag GAACAAAATTTCAAGCTTTTGTTGACGAGTGCGTATGACGCTGATATTATAACTGAAGCTCAGTTAAAAGTGGCTCGTACCTTCATTCAGGAAATATTGAAATCTGAAGCATCTGAAAGGCTTCAAGCTGGAATGGCCATATCGCACGAATTCTTTAACGAACAACATGATAGTAGTCCACAGGACAGAGTCGTGCAAAGTTCAGCAGTGACTGAATTAACTGATCAGTGTAATATTGAAGACCACACTCGAAATCTTATGCCAGAGACTGGAgatgataaaaatatgacaatGGAGGAAAAACTAGATCTCATCCTCTTAAGACTCACCGAGTTGACGAATGAAGTTAAGCATCTCCATATAAGAGTGGATGGTATGGCGCCAAAAATGGAAGTGTTCGAAAAACTGGTGAAGCAAAATCCAGTCGTTGATAAGAGTTGTGAGAAGGAAACAGTCCGGATTGAGAATAATGAAATTGGCGACTGCACTTTTATTGCGGTGCAAGATTCGTGTGGTTACAAAACTGGAGACAAACCAGAACACTTGTCCATGGCTCACGGCGATGAAGCAGAGGCTGTTTCTGAAGGtgagaatttttaa